The Deinococcus reticulitermitis DNA segment ACGAGCGGTTGGGCATCGAGCATCTCGCGCAGGCGCAGCCACGACGCCAGCCCACGCTGGGTGACCCCCGTGATCCACCCCACCATCAGCATTGGCCAGGCGAGGCGCTCCATGTACAGCACGAACTGCGTGAACTTGCCGATGGTGAAGGTGGTGTCGGGCTGCAGGATCAGCCGGCCGCCCACCAGCAGGATCAGTCCGAACGCGAGGCCGAGCAGCAGGTTGGTCAGCGAGCGCAGGGGCCCGTCCACCTTGATCAGCGCGATGTTGCGCCGCAGGAGCTCCAGGTTCATCGCCCGGTAGTCTTCAATCTCACGGTCCTCGATCGCGTAGCCCTTGACCACCCGCGCGCCGCTGAAGTTCTCCTGCGCCTTGGCGGCGATCAGGCTGTTTTGCTCCTGCGCCGCCTTGTGCCTCCGGTTGATCAGCCGCGCCATGTACGCGAGCAGGCCCACGATCACCGGAATCACGGCCACCACGATCAGGGTGAGCTGCCAGCTCAGGCGGAACATCACGAAAAAGGCGGTGGTGAAGCTGGCGAGAATGTTCACGATCTGCCACGCCCCGAAGCCGAGCATCTCGCGCACCGCACTGAGGTCACCCGTCAGGCGGTTCATCAGGTCGCCGGTCCGGGCGCGGTCGTAGTAATTCTTGTCGAGCGTCTGGAGGTGGGCAAAAATATCGCGCCGCATCTCGTATTCGGTCTGGCGCGAGGCAATTACGATCATGCGGCGCATCAGGAGCATGAAGCCGCCCGACACCAGGGCCGCGAGCACCATCCCCAGCGCGTACCAACCCGCCTGGGTGAGGGTGATTCCGGCAGTGGCCGGGTCCTGGTCCCGCGTTCCCGTCAAACCGTCAATGGTGAGGCGAATAAAATAAGGGGGCAACAAGACCACGGCGTTCGAGATCAGCACGGCCACAATGCCGATGAGGTACTGCCTGCGGTGCATCCGCAGGTAAGGCCAGAGCGTTCGGAGACTGTCCAAGGGGAGACCTCATACGGTTAGAAATGGGGCAGAGGAGCGGAAGTGCTCCAAGGAAAGCCGGACATCGCGGGCAGAACAAGCAGCAGATGGACCGCCCGTAGGAAAGGCAAGCATACGCCTCCCGGCCAGTAGCGGAATGCGCCACTTCATCTAGATGTTGACTGGATGAAGGCCAGAGTAAGACCTCCAGGCAGTGGATGTGCTGGGAGGGTGGTGGTTCCCAGGTGGGCGGGGCAGGTTCAGCGGGCGATTGACACCTTTGGGGGCCAGTGCTACTATCCCTCTCCGGAAGTGAGCGCGAGAGCGCAAGTTTCCGCGCCCTGGCAGCCGGATTGTTCCCTGCCTTTCACGAGCAGCAGAGAAGGTGCCACCCTAGCTCAACTGGTAGAGCACCCGACTTGTAATCGGAAGGTTGGGAGTTCGATTCTCCTGGGTGGCTCCACCACACTTGGCGGTCACGCTGGGTCGGGCAGCAAGAGACAAAACTTGGGTAGGTGGCCGAGTGGTTAAAGGCGACAGACTGTAAATCTGTTCACGTAAGTGTACGGCGGTTCGAATCCGCCCCTGCCCACCACTGCGCGGGAATAGCTCAGTTGGTAGAGCGTCAGCTTCCCAAGCTGAATGTCGCGAGTTCGAG contains these protein-coding regions:
- a CDS encoding ABC transporter ATP-binding protein: MHRRQYLIGIVAVLISNAVVLLPPYFIRLTIDGLTGTRDQDPATAGITLTQAGWYALGMVLAALVSGGFMLLMRRMIVIASRQTEYEMRRDIFAHLQTLDKNYYDRARTGDLMNRLTGDLSAVREMLGFGAWQIVNILASFTTAFFVMFRLSWQLTLIVVAVIPVIVGLLAYMARLINRRHKAAQEQNSLIAAKAQENFSGARVVKGYAIEDREIEDYRAMNLELLRRNIALIKVDGPLRSLTNLLLGLAFGLILLVGGRLILQPDTTFTIGKFTQFVLYMERLAWPMLMVGWITGVTQRGLASWLRLREMLDAQPLVRDEPGRTDPTVRTLRGDITFEHVSLEYGKTRVLNDINLSIPAGTFVGITGPTGSGKTVLAQLITRFMDPTSGVVRVDGTDVRTLPLSVLRGSVAVVPQEPFLFSDTIANNIGFGLDNAELPQVPTGVSVVGLPMPPNIPQNPDPERVRRAAQLAGLAGDVEDFPNRYDTTLGERGVTLSGGQRQRTAIARAIVREPAILILDDSLSAVDTETERRIIDGLREVAQGRTVILIAHRVSTLRHADQIVVLEDGRITEQGSHEELLERGGHYAELERLQRLASDLDSHEDPAPGGESPLPPSRPRQEVKA